From a region of the Flavobacteriales bacterium genome:
- a CDS encoding GIY-YIG nuclease family protein — translation MASVYILFSFTAGKYYTGVTKDLEKRIEYHLSREFRNSYTAKYSDWELYLEISDLPLGTALKMESHIKRMKSKNYIQNLKKYPEMVEKLISKYR, via the coding sequence ATGGCTAGCGTTTATATTCTTTTTTCTTTTACCGCAGGTAAATATTATACCGGAGTGACTAAAGATCTGGAAAAGCGAATTGAATACCATCTGTCCAGGGAATTTAGAAATAGTTATACAGCAAAATACTCTGATTGGGAGCTTTATCTGGAAATTTCTGATTTACCACTTGGCACCGCATTAAAAATGGAATCTCATATTAAACGGATGAAGAGCAAAAATTACATTCAAAACCTGAAAAAATATCCTGAAATGGTAGAGAAGCTTATTTCTAAGTATAGATAG